One window of the Candidatus Saccharibacteria bacterium genome contains the following:
- a CDS encoding DUF4352 domain-containing protein, translating to MSQEKTQRAKGKKQGQSINEVKLSDVKRRPRWNFEKKLFAGSLILFTISLAMLLAAVSIAGERTRVPFVGMEIGKPVTSGVSSMTVTNVQHTSGKKPFVAPLEFEYLLLTLTIKNNSEKPFDVLPTTDTYVKTSSGEVSYVTPFALTRPFRSGQVLPGESTTGELSYLVPKNTAYKFYVESGWSGGAVSFMVQSDKHKQDSP from the coding sequence ATGAGTCAAGAGAAAACACAGAGGGCCAAGGGTAAAAAGCAAGGTCAGTCCATAAATGAGGTAAAACTTTCAGATGTAAAACGCCGTCCCAGGTGGAATTTTGAAAAAAAGCTGTTCGCGGGCAGTCTAATACTCTTCACGATATCGCTCGCTATGCTCCTGGCCGCCGTGTCCATTGCGGGCGAGCGAACACGCGTGCCATTTGTGGGCATGGAAATAGGCAAGCCAGTTACGAGCGGAGTTAGTAGTATGACAGTAACCAATGTCCAGCATACAAGTGGCAAAAAACCATTTGTCGCTCCACTAGAATTCGAATATCTTTTGCTCACACTCACCATAAAAAACAACAGCGAAAAACCATTCGACGTTCTACCGACAACAGATACGTATGTAAAGACAAGTAGCGGTGAGGTGAGTTACGTTACACCGTTTGCGCTGACGCGCCCATTTCGAAGTGGGCAAGTACTGCCAGGGGAGTCAACGACGGGCGAATTAAGCTACCTTGTTCCAAAAAACACCGCGTACAAGTTCTACGTTGAATCGGGCTGGTCGGGCGGCGCCGTGTCATTCATGGTACAATCAGATAAACACAAGCAGGATTCACCCTAA
- a CDS encoding DUF4352 domain-containing protein — protein MRKKQETPIEKLEGAIEDEAKELKREYRRFERFRDENSLLFGIFVAAVVAILVVNTLFWVQFTNRRYEKENRVTTTVANLTSSTSLQTAHNFAISARVSNVGTKTEQDRAFPLEPGKTLLIMDVTVTNRTASDQQLIPVSQFYVRSGDGQYATLYPSTKITKALLPQDLRPGQSASGQLSFAIPERTATPLLYVDTMWNRATPLVIDVLH, from the coding sequence ATGAGAAAAAAGCAAGAGACACCCATCGAAAAGCTAGAAGGCGCTATCGAAGATGAGGCAAAAGAACTCAAAAGAGAGTATAGACGTTTTGAACGATTTCGCGATGAAAACAGCTTGTTATTTGGCATTTTTGTTGCGGCCGTTGTGGCTATACTAGTTGTCAACACACTGTTTTGGGTACAGTTTACCAACCGGCGTTACGAAAAAGAAAACCGGGTCACCACAACCGTTGCGAACCTTACCAGCAGTACTTCATTGCAAACTGCCCATAACTTTGCCATATCTGCCCGGGTTAGCAATGTTGGCACAAAAACAGAGCAGGACAGGGCATTCCCACTCGAGCCGGGTAAAACACTCCTCATTATGGACGTTACCGTCACAAACCGAACCGCTAGCGACCAACAGCTGATACCAGTCAGTCAGTTTTATGTACGCAGCGGCGATGGTCAGTACGCCACGTTGTACCCAAGCACAAAGATTACGAAAGCTCTGTTGCCACAAGACCTTCGGCCCGGGCAATCGGCCAGTGGTCAGCTCAGCTTTGCTATCCCAGAGCGCACCGCTACACCGCTACTCTACGTCGACACCATGTGGAACCGCGCCACCCCCCTTGTTATAGACGTCCTACACTAG